Proteins encoded by one window of Acuticoccus sp. MNP-M23:
- a CDS encoding Do family serine endopeptidase, whose translation MTSPMKNVATAAAAVGLLLLSATVPAPTHAQEVGPRSVADLAEGLLDSVVNISTSQRVEGRRPAAPSTDSEEGEDTPFQEFFDDFFDRDEGSPDPRRVQSLGSGFVISADGVVITNNHVIKDADEVIVNFADGRKLEAEIVGRDPKTDLAVLRVTPEDPLKPLDFAASDDMRVGDWVMAIGNPFGLGGTVTVGIISARNRNLQSGPYDDFLQTDAAINRGNSGGPLFDMDGNVVGINTAIISPSGGSIGIGFAIPSEIATAVITQLLEYGETRRGWLGVRIQEVSDDIADNLGMDEPTGALIAGVEDDGPAASGGMQAGDVVTLFDGKEVDSMRELPRIVANTAIGKRVAVTVLREGKSVELAVDVGQLEESEARAALAVDDEAEEPAADTEVGLTLLGMELKALSETQRSTFEIEKDIEGVVVTAVEADGRAADKRIVPGDIILEVGQREVKTPQDIEARIAKLKEDGRKTALLTLSNNEGDLRFTALRLED comes from the coding sequence ATGACGTCACCCATGAAAAACGTGGCGACCGCGGCTGCTGCGGTTGGCCTGTTGCTCCTGTCGGCGACCGTGCCGGCACCCACGCACGCTCAGGAGGTTGGCCCTCGCTCCGTGGCAGACCTTGCCGAGGGTTTGCTCGATTCGGTGGTCAACATTTCCACCTCGCAGCGCGTGGAAGGGCGGCGCCCCGCAGCCCCGTCCACCGATTCAGAAGAGGGCGAAGACACCCCCTTCCAGGAATTCTTCGACGATTTCTTCGACCGTGACGAAGGCAGCCCCGACCCGCGCCGCGTCCAGTCGCTGGGCTCCGGCTTCGTCATCTCCGCCGATGGCGTCGTGATCACCAACAACCACGTCATCAAGGACGCGGACGAGGTGATCGTGAACTTCGCCGACGGCCGCAAGCTCGAAGCCGAAATCGTCGGCCGCGATCCGAAGACGGACCTGGCGGTCCTGCGCGTCACACCCGAAGATCCGCTGAAACCGCTGGACTTCGCCGCATCCGACGACATGCGCGTCGGCGACTGGGTGATGGCCATCGGCAACCCGTTCGGCCTTGGCGGCACGGTGACGGTGGGCATCATCTCCGCCCGCAACCGCAACCTGCAAAGCGGCCCCTACGACGACTTCCTGCAGACCGATGCCGCCATCAACCGTGGCAACTCGGGCGGTCCGCTGTTCGACATGGACGGCAACGTCGTCGGCATCAACACTGCCATCATTTCCCCCAGCGGCGGCTCCATCGGCATCGGCTTTGCCATCCCCTCCGAGATCGCCACCGCCGTCATCACCCAGCTTCTCGAATATGGCGAGACGCGGCGCGGCTGGCTCGGCGTGCGCATCCAGGAAGTGAGCGACGACATTGCCGACAATCTGGGCATGGACGAACCCACCGGCGCGCTGATCGCGGGCGTGGAGGATGACGGGCCGGCCGCATCAGGCGGCATGCAGGCCGGCGACGTGGTGACGCTGTTCGATGGCAAGGAAGTGGATTCCATGCGTGAGCTGCCGCGCATTGTCGCCAACACCGCCATCGGCAAGCGGGTTGCCGTCACGGTGCTGCGTGAAGGCAAGTCCGTGGAGCTTGCCGTCGATGTCGGCCAGCTGGAGGAAAGCGAAGCCCGCGCTGCCCTTGCGGTCGATGACGAGGCCGAGGAGCCCGCCGCCGACACCGAGGTGGGCCTTACCCTTCTGGGCATGGAGTTGAAGGCATTGTCGGAAACCCAGCGCTCCACATTCGAGATCGAGAAGGATATCGAAGGCGTGGTGGTCACCGCCGTCGAAGCGGACGGCCGGGCAGCCGACAAGCGGATCGTGCCAGGCGACATCATCCTCGAAGTTGGCCAGCGCGAAGTGAAAACGCCGCAGGACATCGAGGCGCGCATTGCCAAGCTCAAGGAGGATGGCCGCAAGACCGCACTCCTGACGCTGTCCAACAACGAGGGCGACCTGCGCTTCACGGCCCTTCGGCTGGAAGACTGA
- a CDS encoding DUF2065 domain-containing protein has protein sequence MNEIFLAAGLVLAVEGTIYALFPKTMRDLMARMMDTPLDTMRVGGVVALAAGVVIVWLARG, from the coding sequence ATGAATGAAATTTTCTTGGCGGCGGGCCTCGTGCTCGCCGTCGAGGGCACGATTTACGCGCTCTTTCCGAAGACCATGCGCGATCTTATGGCGCGGATGATGGACACGCCGCTCGACACGATGCGTGTGGGCGGCGTCGTTGCGCTTGCCGCCGGCGTTGTTATCGTCTGGCTTGCACGAGGCTGA
- a CDS encoding protease modulator HflC, with the protein MRVGLIAFLVILAAVVVAALNSFFIINPTQQALVLQFGEVRQAVRDPGINAKIPFVQDVRYLDKRVLDLNVPAQEIIAADQKRLVVDAFMRYQIANPVRFYQTVNNVNEGASRLSTYAQSSLRAVLADATFQDIVRDDRPELMSRIQQDVAARARDIGVEVVDVKIRRADLPEANSEAIFQRMQTEREQEATQIRAQGREASQRVRAAADRTATVLRAEAQREAEQVRGQGDGRKNAIFAEAYTQDPQFFAFYRAMQAYVESLAAQDTRLVLSPDADFFRYFNDPAGLSRTARAAGERADGLASREQTGDANLPAPDLTATQTDAPIVRPADEVTKATAAESVAEAQANLDAVVEEAKAAAQAGLEAALEVDLGNDEPAPAGEGAAAPETTVTPSSEAAATAPATEPANDAASDSDVAPQEGADASGATTPAEESTAEAVANADPAPLPAANSAANADVNADTGSGAAAPAPAAATAGVNETQRGNVTIVRPEQKTE; encoded by the coding sequence ATGCGCGTCGGCCTCATCGCCTTTCTCGTGATCCTGGCGGCCGTCGTGGTCGCCGCGCTCAACTCCTTCTTCATCATCAACCCGACCCAGCAGGCGCTGGTCCTGCAGTTCGGTGAAGTGCGCCAGGCCGTGCGCGATCCGGGCATCAACGCCAAGATCCCGTTCGTGCAGGACGTGCGCTACCTCGACAAGCGGGTGCTGGACCTCAACGTCCCGGCGCAGGAAATCATTGCGGCGGACCAGAAGCGCCTCGTGGTGGACGCGTTCATGCGCTACCAGATCGCCAATCCGGTGCGCTTCTACCAGACGGTGAACAACGTGAACGAAGGTGCGTCGCGCCTGTCCACGTACGCCCAGTCCTCGCTGCGTGCCGTGCTCGCCGATGCGACCTTCCAGGACATCGTTCGCGATGACCGGCCGGAGCTGATGAGCCGCATCCAGCAGGACGTGGCGGCCCGTGCGCGGGACATCGGCGTGGAAGTGGTGGACGTGAAGATCCGGCGCGCCGATCTGCCGGAAGCCAACTCCGAAGCCATTTTCCAGCGGATGCAGACCGAACGCGAGCAGGAAGCCACACAGATCCGCGCGCAGGGCCGTGAAGCCTCGCAGCGTGTCCGTGCGGCGGCCGACCGGACGGCAACGGTGCTGCGCGCCGAAGCCCAGCGGGAGGCCGAGCAGGTCCGTGGTCAGGGTGACGGTCGCAAGAACGCGATCTTCGCCGAGGCCTACACGCAGGACCCGCAATTCTTCGCGTTCTATCGCGCGATGCAGGCCTACGTGGAATCGCTGGCAGCTCAGGACACCCGCCTCGTCCTGTCGCCGGATGCGGACTTCTTCCGCTACTTCAACGATCCGGCGGGCCTTTCCCGCACGGCCCGTGCCGCCGGCGAGCGTGCCGACGGTCTCGCCTCGCGCGAGCAGACCGGCGACGCCAACCTTCCGGCGCCTGACCTGACCGCAACGCAGACGGATGCGCCGATCGTCCGCCCGGCCGATGAGGTGACGAAGGCCACGGCCGCCGAAAGCGTTGCGGAGGCCCAGGCCAACCTCGATGCGGTTGTCGAAGAGGCGAAGGCCGCAGCGCAGGCCGGTCTTGAGGCCGCGCTCGAAGTGGACCTTGGCAATGACGAGCCTGCACCGGCCGGTGAAGGCGCAGCGGCGCCCGAGACCACGGTGACCCCGTCGTCGGAAGCCGCCGCAACCGCGCCGGCAACCGAACCGGCGAACGATGCTGCATCCGATAGCGATGTGGCGCCGCAGGAGGGTGCCGACGCGTCCGGCGCCACCACGCCGGCCGAGGAGAGCACCGCCGAAGCGGTGGCCAACGCAGACCCGGCACCGCTGCCTGCCGCAAACAGTGCTGCCAACGCTGACGTGAATGCCGATACCGGTTCGGGTGCTGCGGCCCCTGCGCCCGCTGCGGCAACCGCAGGCGTCAACGAGACGCAGCGCGGCAACGTGACCATCGTCCGGCCCGAGCAGAAGACCGAATGA
- the hflK gene encoding FtsH protease activity modulator HflK, with product MPWNNQSGGKGGGPWGGGDGPWGGGGNSNGPNKPNPWGQGPQRGGNDQGSPDLEDLLRRSQDKLKRVLPRKGGGGNGAGGGGGGPSAGAIGARGVLLAIIAAAVVYGLTGFYRVGPGELGVELVLGKYQSTTQPGLNYNWPYPFGEVYTPDVLRIREVNIGSTGEGRGGDVPQESLMLTGDENIVDVDFKVQWRISDPANYLFNVEDPAGTVKQVAESAMREVVGQKNIQPILTQERQQIEQDVQALMQETLDSYGAGIEVSQVQTQKVDPPQAVIGAFRDVQTARADQERFQNEADAYANDIVPQARGEAARIVENASAYRDQVVAEATGEADRFLSVYEEYRKAPEVTRQRIYLETMERVLAGTDKIIIDQSGNGSGVVPYLPLDRLNEARPAANQTQGAR from the coding sequence CAACCAGTCGGGCGGTAAAGGCGGCGGACCATGGGGCGGCGGTGACGGCCCATGGGGCGGCGGCGGCAACAGCAACGGCCCGAACAAGCCCAACCCATGGGGGCAAGGACCCCAGCGTGGTGGCAACGATCAGGGTTCGCCCGATCTTGAGGATCTGCTGCGCCGCAGCCAGGACAAGCTGAAGCGCGTGCTGCCCCGCAAGGGCGGTGGCGGCAACGGCGCGGGCGGCGGCGGTGGTGGCCCGTCGGCTGGTGCCATCGGTGCACGCGGCGTGCTGCTCGCGATCATCGCGGCGGCCGTGGTCTATGGCCTCACCGGCTTCTACCGCGTCGGCCCCGGCGAACTCGGCGTCGAGCTGGTGCTCGGCAAATACCAGAGCACCACGCAGCCGGGCCTGAACTACAACTGGCCGTACCCGTTCGGTGAGGTCTACACGCCGGACGTGCTGCGTATCCGCGAAGTCAACATCGGCTCGACCGGTGAGGGACGCGGCGGGGACGTGCCGCAGGAAAGCCTGATGCTGACCGGCGACGAGAACATCGTCGACGTGGACTTCAAGGTCCAGTGGCGCATTTCCGACCCCGCCAACTATCTCTTCAACGTGGAAGATCCGGCCGGTACCGTGAAGCAGGTCGCCGAGAGCGCGATGCGTGAAGTGGTCGGCCAGAAGAACATTCAGCCGATCCTGACCCAGGAGCGGCAGCAGATCGAGCAGGACGTTCAGGCGCTCATGCAGGAGACGCTGGACAGCTACGGCGCCGGCATCGAAGTCAGCCAGGTGCAGACCCAGAAGGTCGACCCCCCGCAGGCCGTCATCGGCGCGTTCCGTGACGTGCAGACAGCCCGCGCGGACCAGGAGCGCTTTCAGAACGAAGCGGATGCCTACGCCAACGACATCGTTCCGCAGGCCCGCGGTGAAGCCGCCCGGATCGTGGAAAACGCCAGCGCCTACCGCGACCAGGTCGTCGCCGAGGCAACCGGTGAGGCGGACCGTTTCCTCTCGGTCTACGAAGAGTACCGCAAGGCGCCGGAAGTCACCCGGCAGCGGATCTATCTTGAAACCATGGAGCGCGTTCTGGCCGGCACCGACAAGATCATCATCGACCAGAGCGGCAACGGCTCCGGCGTCGTCCCCTACCTTCCGCTTGACCGGCTGAACGAAGCCCGGCCTGCGGCCAACCAGACCCAGGGAGCCCGATAA